The Apium graveolens cultivar Ventura chromosome 10, ASM990537v1, whole genome shotgun sequence nucleotide sequence CGAGTACGGTCTGAGGAGCTTCCTGGACCCGAGTTAGGCAGCGTTCGGCTAGTTGCGTTGGCTTTTTCCAGTGACTGGAGATTTGATTTTACTTGTTTAGCAATTTTGAGAGAGTTGGAGACGTGGGAGTCCATTTTGTAACGTAGATTTTTGATGGATTGCGCGTTGTGCAGAGTTTTGGATTGCTCGTGACATGATTTGAGATCGGTGTAGTGAGTTTCGAGGTTTTGGAGCTGGAGTTTGATTGTTTCTACATCTTTGAAAAAAGACTCGAGATTTTCCCCGGAGGTGGGAGTCATTTCAATAACGTGAGATGGATTGAGCTCATTTTCGTCATCGGCGGAGAATGATGAGCTGAACAAATTGTTCATTTTTGAGAATTACAGATAAAACAACAGCCCAGGTAAGTAATCACTGAATTGAAGATTTAATAAGAgagaaaaaaaatgaaagaaagaagaaaaggtagATGAGAAATATGGAAACTGGGGGAGGTTAAGAAAAAGAACAAGGGCATGTGAAGTAAAATGTTTGGGTCTTGTTAACGTGGCGGCTTTGTGGAAAATTGCAACGACTAGTCAAGTGCATAATGGCGGGTTGGTTAGGTTAGATCATTAGAGTATTAGACAATCAGCACTCCGTCCTAATTATTCCATTTTATTGCTCCCGATTTTAAATATCacataatttaattttatatcatttaaaTTGACTTGacataaaaaaaaaataattaaaactaaaCTAAAGTTCACATattgttatatttattaaatttagaATTATTCAGATTAGAGTTGTGTTAAACTGTATATAAGATATACGGGTACAACTTTAATTTGAATCAAGGAAATTTGAAATGCACAGCGGGAAGCCATTATTTTGTAGGTGTATTGTTATGCTTCAAATCGTGAAAAGTGGAATGCTGCAGGATGTGAAAAGGTCAAATAAAGTTGGAGGAAATATCAAAGAAGAAGGCGGAAAAATGGGTAACACGTTGAAGGGGTCATTACTCGTTTTCATTATggattatattttttattttccgAAAGCGTTTAACTGATTATTAAACTATTCATCATTCATTCTCATCTACAAAATCCTGCTAATTATCTACGCAATTGCTGAGGTGTTAAATTATTCACTATAGCTCTGTTTGTCattgctgttaaaaattgttaTGCTATTAGAAAAAGTGTTGTTGTAAAAATTAGATGAATATTTGGTATTTTTTTTGATATGtatatattttgatataaaaaattaaaaataataatatttttggtAATGTTTGATGCTTCCGTAAAAGCTGAAAAACAGTTTTTTTTTAACAATATGGGGAAAAAACTTCTCATTTTGATGAATTGGAAAAGCCAAAAACACTTTTCCGAAAAACAGATTTTGAAATTTATCAAACAGTTTTTTAACTAATTTTTAGCGAAAAGCTGTTGTCGCTGTTAGTAACATCAATACCAAACACACCAGGTTCTTCAACTTTAATATTGATAATTTGATGTATTATATTAAACTGTATCATAATTACatatttattataaaaagtaTGGTAATTATCAATACAAATACCTTATAAAGTACACTAATCAAGTATATATTAATATCATTATTTATAAATTAGTATATGTTCCGACAACTTTAAAAAATTTAGTCCTAACATGAATCTGATATAATAACAACCATAATATAAAAAAGGCATGCCATGTAGAAAAATATATGATAAGCAAATGATTGTGCAAAAACAGGGGCTGGCTGCATAAGAATAAATGGGCTGTTGAGCACTTGAGCTTACAAAACGTAATACTAGAATTTTAAACTTAATACCAATCCTTGTCAAGCATTATTACTAGTACCTTCCTAGCATGTAGTTCCAGATCTACCTAGAAATTTCACTTACCTGCAGCATCATCCTGGTACAAACAAAAGGAATTGTGTTAAAATTTCATTACATGATATCTATCTTATCATATATATTCATATTATCAGCAACTATTGCCTTAAGTTGGAGGGCTAAAATATTCACTTGCCAACCTAGTAACCTCTCTCTCTGCCGCCCTCAAAGGGACTACCAGGGAGGGAGTGACAATTTTAAGTCGTTAGTCTATGCAAACATATCTATTTCATGATGTTCTACAGCCTAACGAGATTCAGTGAAGTTAAATAGATAAgcttcaagaaataaaattttagaACAGTCTTTTCGGGTAATGTCATGTCATTTTAGGGCTTGCTTCAGGTCAGATATTGCCATGTCAAAAATCAAAGATCTAAAGTTAATGATGAAAGGAGAAGATATATTTGACAGGAAACATTCATTTTAAAATGCTACTCAGAGGTATTGTTACCTGCGTTCCAAAATTAGATGGTGGAGAAGAACAGCTTGAAGCTCCACTAGTGGATTGATCTAATTTTCCAATCATCTGTGAAGTGCTACAAATTTTTGCGTGTAGATGATCATGAGAACCAGTCTTTTTTTCTGTCCGTTCCTGAGTAGTAGCACTTGTGCTTTCTCTGCTTGCCAACAGTGAATCCGCACCAACCTCAGATTCTTGCTTACGTTTGATGCCTTCCAGCAGCTCATCCAGTTTGTTGAGACGTCCCTCCAATAAACGCGCATCCTCTTCAGTATTAATAGGAATTCCAAACAATTCATTGAATATTTTTTTTGATGCTTTGTAAAGCAAGAAAGATTTCACTTTAGGATACTCTGGCCAGTGAATTTCTTGCACAGTAAATACAGTCTCATCTTTTTTAAACTTGTCAAGTATGTACTGTCCTGGTATCTTCACTATGCATAAGTAATCAAGGACTGCAATGGCATGGCAGCATAAAAGTTCAGTTTTCTCAAACTTGTTGCAACTGCAATTTACCGTGCCATCTTTTAGAACTGCACGTACTGAGTGACGTGGGATACTAAAGTAGCTGTAGTTTCCAGTTTTTACCACGACATAATGGATTACAAGTCCACCTTCAATGATAATATTAACTTCACGAGCAATAAGATATTCAGACTTCTTGTATTCTTCCTGGAACATATTGAATATATCCGAGGAATAGACATCCTTGGCATTCCGCAATAGAGGCGGATCAGTATAATCTGTTCTTGTCTCCTCATCAGCTTGAGAAGCACTTATATGTCCAGGACCTGCAGGCCTGGCACCACAGTAAAGTGTAAAAGCACGAATAAAGGGAATTTCATGCAAGACAAGGAGCTTTACAAAGAGTGACAAGATCTTTATCTATAAATTAAGATGACTAAGGACTCGGAGTCTCTTACTGTACAAACTAAGCATTTTGCTGAACAAAGAAAAGGAAAAACATTGCAAATATTAAGTAACCTTCAATACATCAGAAAGAAATGAAGCAAAAAACAAGCAGTATTGAACAGATATCCATATATATAgttaagaaaaaataaaaagttTTCATTTGGCAAACTAGCTAACCCATTAAACTCTGTGCAATGTGGAGAAGACTGCCTACATTTCTCTTGATTCTTTATAAGAGAATGAACTCCTTCAGCAGGACCAGGGGGCATATTCTTGTCCTTCTGTAATCTATAACAATCTGGAATCTTATCAATACGCAAGCATTTAAGAGCTACTTGTAAGTGACTGCAGAGCACCCCTGACAATTCAAAATACTTGCAGCTGCACTCCACTATGCCATCCATCGGCAGAGCAGTAACAGTATAACACCTTTCAAACTGCCAAGACCTTCTAACTTCATAGGTGATTTCAAGGCCTCTGTCACTTAAATTCATATCTCTTTTAACATCTATATCTAGAGTTCTCGTCTTTTTACGTTCATGTTCAAACAAAAGAAAAGTGACTTCTGATGTGTAAACATCCTTTGCGTTCTTCAACCGTGGGTATTGATTATTTTTCTCAGTGCTATCTTCAGAACTACTTTTATCATCTTCCCTGCTTAAATTTCACAAAAAACAATCCATATAGTTAAAAATAATAGTGACCGTGAATTATTGCCAGTTCTTAGTCCTCTGCATATCCTTGTGATTAGCAATCAAAGAGGCAGATCATGCAATTGACAAGGAAACATTAGCTCAAATTAACCAAATAGCAGAAAGCTACACAAAACATAGCTTTTGATTTTCTGTAATAACTATTATAAGGGTCAAACCTCTATCTACAGATCGAACACTCTTTCCCAATAGTTCAAGGCTTCTCTTGCAGAAACATGAAAGCATTTTCATATTCCTTGAAATTAGACAAATAGTTGATATGCATGTTCAATAATAATTCTACTGATAATAGTTGTATTGGGTACAGAACTGGAGGGAGATTCATGACCATACAAAAAACATCAAATACCAATTTCTGATGATACGCAGTTTAAACTTGTGAGCAGATACAAAACAACAAACAAATAAATGCTAGTAAGAGATAAGACATTTCACAATTTCTTCTAATATGTGGCGGAGTTTACCTATTGccttcatcttcctcatcagtttcttcttcatcatcatcatcatagTCCTCCGTGTCAATGTCATCATCATCGTCATCTTCATCTCCATATCCATCATCGTCGCTTCCTCCATCACTATATGAACCAGAATAATCCTCAAATTCCTGATCACTGTCATCGCTACCTTCTCCTCCAGACATTATTATCTTCAATCCCATTACCATGTTCATCATTATCACCTTCTTTGAGAATATCATCATCCTTAACTGTACCAGCATCATCATTAGGTAAACCATCATAGCCATCAATGTTTTGCATATTCCTATCTTGTTTTATACATAAACGTAAAGGAAGGCTCCTATAAACGAGGCGTCCTTGGAAAACATGAACAGGCAAACACCCTGTTTCCAGAAGAAGCCAAAGAAGACACTTCTCAGCAAGTAAAAAGGTTCTCAATCCAGCCTCCCACATAGTGTGTAACACCAATTCAGCCGAAAGGAAACCAGGAAACCTAGTTTTTGTCTCCATTTCCTGCACCACAATTAAATCTATAATAAGATAAGAATCCCGATGAGTTGTTATACTGATAATATAACAAAATCAAACTATAACATATTAGCAAGTGCAAAACAAATAAACTCAACCAACATTCACTGATTGAAGGTGTGCAGGGCGTAAAAGAATAAACCTACATCATTACAAACACACAGTAACCAATTAGGCATTCATCATTCATGATTGCCATATCGTGCAGAATATAGCTAAGCTGCACCTTAAGAAATCTGCTTACAATATCATAATTACTACACTACCCAATACAAACACCAAAAGATGCCCAGACCATAATAAATAACATAAATTTACTCAATGAAGTACGACTTTGCTGTTTCGACTGCAACTAGATGACATACAGTGTGCGCGAAAATAATTTGGCAATACTGAAGTAGCTATAAATATACACAATTACTCGATTAAGTACGTTATTATTGCTGCTTCAAGTGCAACTAGATGCCATACTCCGTATATGCAAAATATTTCGATAACACATTAGCTATAAATTTACACAATTACATACTTAGGTACGTCGCTGCTGCTTCGAGTGCAACTAGATGCAATACGATGTACATTGCCAAAATATGGCAGTACAGTATTAACTATCGTTATACTTACACAAGTGTGCTACGATAAACAAATACTGATTCAATAAAAAGAATTTGCAAATCATAAAATAATAACTATAGTAATCGATTAGGCATCCGACGCGAGTGCACCTAAATATAACGTCACGGTGACAAATAGTAATTCAATCAAAAGAAATTGCATATCATAAAATAATAATTAGTCATAATAATCGATTAGGCATCCAACAAGACGGCACCTAAATATAACGAAAATCCTAATTCAATCAAAAGAAATTGCAGATCATAAAATAATGACTACGCTTACAAGTAATCGATTAGGCATCCGATACGAGTATGCCTAAACGACACGGTGATAAACGCTACTACTAAAACTGAACCACAAGCATGATGAGCACATGAAGATGATGTAAATAAACAGTAAAATTGTTGAAAAAACGGAGCGAGCATGACCTAACAATCATATAAATATTAACAAATAAATGGTTGTACGTACTTGTATGTAACCAGTGATAAATAATAAGAAAATATTATGGTGATGAGAAATGGTagtgttgacggaggaatttggtatcaacatagtttgaggttcgtcgccggaatcaagatctacgatggtggttcttcgcctgaaaagtgagcggagtgtggtggttgtgataaattgggggctgagattgcttagggttggtggtggctccttatggctctcgcttccgacccctcacaatttgcctacgtatccctatttatagggaatcaagcccacgtagttcttggggaataagaaatctaatgggcttagacttcttattcccaggcccggtccagaatccatcttccgctagctttaggaatgtccaactatgaggcccaaccgcgaaggcccaaggctcgtttgtaatcgcaggacttcacggataatgcatctccctgcgcaaggataacattccgctacagctatctcccttgaattacgaacgcaggtatagccacggttcaccccaaatgccagacgcgtccctgtcccccgaatgaggataacccaccagatagcaggacaggtgatcccaagctcttgggtgcaaagtgcaggatgactccaaagttctccaatgaggacacccattgaatacaagaacagagttcccaaagcacacaccaaagttaaccccgcatccccaacgaggacacccgttgaatacaggaggaggccttcaatcatcaggcatacccctggaggccttcaagcttttcacggacatccccctccttgaccgtctcaaggagggaattcttcaaagagtacctgcaacaaatataTTAGTGAAAATAATTCTCCATTGCTCCTTCCACGCTTGTCTTGCTTTAAACTTACTCATGATCATGCATTCTTCACACATAGGACGCGTCCTGAACGATTGGGCGCGTCCTGACGCTACGAACTCCACATATTACTATATCTTCCAAGTATCTCTATTTGCTTTGTCTTGAATGAGAACAAGCTCAACCATCCCAAAGTGTGCATCTCCAGGAGGCAGGACGCGTCCTCCCCTTGTAAAATACACATATTTTCCTTGCTTGGCAACCTTATTACCTGTACAGCTCATCCCATTA carries:
- the LOC141689343 gene encoding uncharacterized protein LOC141689343 — translated: MAMMVYLMMMLVQLRMMIFSKKVIMMNMVMGLKIIMSGGEGSDDSDQEFEDYSGSYSDGGSDDDGYGDEDDDDDDIDTEDYDDDDEEETDEEDEGNREDDKSSSEDSTEKNNQYPRLKNAKDVYTSEVTFLLFEHERKKTRTLDIDVKRDMNLSDRGLEITYEVRRSWQFERCYTVTALPMDGIVECSCKYFELSGVLCSHLQVALKCLRIDKIPDCYRLQKDKNMPPGPAEGVHSLIKNQEKCRQSSPHCTEFNGLASLPNENFLFFLNYIYGYLFNTACFLLHFFLMY